A region of the Dermatophagoides farinae isolate YC_2012a chromosome 7, ASM2471394v1, whole genome shotgun sequence genome:
gaaatcaattacaatcaaaGTGATGAACGAtcttgaaaatcatttacaTACACGTTGTGATAATCCGGCTGAACGTGCTGAATTCTTGAGACATATTGGTTGTTTTACTGATAATTCAAAAGCTGATGCTGTACGATTATGTGCAGATAAACATATGGTCATGATGGAAAAAGTATCCAATATGCCTAAACCATTAAGACTTGGTGGTGCCTGTTGCAGTTCACATTCATTACGCGAATGTGCCATCAATCATATTACAAATCTATGCAGTGGTGAAACAGGCgattatttcaatgatatGATCAGTGATATTGTAAGTGTTTTAAACTAACAATACAATCAATCTATTAACTAATCATATATGTGTAAAAATATAGGCTGaagaaaacattgaattagtttgtaaagaatattcatcattggataAATGTGATGCTAAATATGATCCGGCCACATGGACCGATCTTAAAGCTATTATGGCATCCGAAGATGCATCGATGGTTGGTAAACATCAATACAAAACCATTGTGCCGATCATTGTTAAAATGCTTAAAGAAGCACGAAAATGATGACCtaaatattaatgatgatgatgatgatgataatgatgatgtttcatcTGTTGCACATTCCGATTCAATTtcgaaatttaaatttactacgctataattttattttttgtaatttagTATATAATCCAATGAGTCTGCACGGTTTTTGGTACTTTTTATagtttgtttatcatcaatcgatataCGAGTAATCagacattgattttttccctaaaaaaacaaattcatttgatttatttctattttcaattgtttcaaataaaaacaaatttattcgaaaaatatttacatttttctcttctataaatggcaacaaatttgacaaaatcgataaatttttgtaacaaaaatcgaaaaaatgagataaaaatgaaaaaatatccgCTAATCGTGCAATTTCCATCTCATTAGAATAGCTGGTTAAATGTGTGCAGAATTTTTCGAATGCCCAATGAATCGTCATTTATGTTCGGTGCCGAACATGTTGCTGAATGGCAAACACAAtaacattcgaaaaaaaaacaaattaatgtTTGGGGTTTTTGGATCAActaaaaatatcatcattgtatttaaatcatcatatcatatagTATCATTTTCCCTAATTTGAtctaattgttttttatgattatcaacatgagtgtaagttttttttcagatattttatgataattttatcattttaattggatttttttttctgaatagCAATACTCGATGTGATTTATTAGATGCggcgtttttttgttggttgcAACATAagtataaaaattatttgattattgtcagctcaaaaatggaaaacatCAACTCTAAATGGATCAATCTGATTTATTCGTCGTGTATTTTTGTCAATCATTTTGCATTTGTGAGTCATTTTAATTGTGGTCTGTTCATATGctaatcatttgaattttaatcacAAGGGAATAACATCGAATACATTATGGCCAGCTTTGGTTGATTTGAGTAAAATTTACCAGGTTTCAGAAGAAACAATTGGTTATCTtgcaacattttcatcacttGGTTATCTCATCGGATCATTAAGTAAATTATTAACCCGAAAATCATGAATCATTAactaaatttatttaaataatttcattgatcTATTAGGTGGAACAATCTACAAATGGCTTAATCGACAATTAGTACTCATATGTATGGTATCGCTAATCGCAGTGACGATGGCTTTTGTTCCATATTATGGTTCAGTCTACCTGTTGTTTGCTGCGGTAACATTTAATGGAATCGGTGGTGGTTCATGGGATAGTTCCAACAATATCTGGCTTGTTGAAATGTGGCCAAATAAACATGCTTCTGTGATGCAATCGTCACAATTTATGTATGGTCTCGGTACAATCATAAGTCCTACTTTGATTTCACCATATGTATCGGGAAATTCTACACAAGAGACTCCGGCAATGAGAATAAAATCCCTACGTACACCATTTGCAATTGTTGGTGCGATCCAAATAATAGTGCCTATAATTTTTCtgatattattcatcatacgAAGATATCGTAAATCtggtgattttgatgatgaacatgataGTGAAGAAATTCAAACAGTAACCGGTGTTAGTAGCAATCATATTAGTGAATATCAATCATTAAG
Encoded here:
- the LOC124497250 gene encoding uncharacterized protein LOC124497250; this encodes MKFLLGFAVIAAVLPGFWCACKTIEELDQCAYEISFLANRNLKIPTNDGEVVGMCDNAKKGLKCLADHARECAKGALKSITIKVMNDLENHLHTRCDNPAERAEFLRHIGCFTDNSKADAVRLCADKHMVMMEKVSNMPKPLRLGGACCSSHSLRECAINHITNLCSGETGDYFNDMISDIAEENIELVCKEYSSLDKCDAKYDPATWTDLKAIMASEDASMVGKHQYKTIVPIIVKMLKEARK
- the LOC124497249 gene encoding major facilitator superfamily domain-containing protein 4A gives rise to the protein MENINSKWINLIYSSCIFVNHFAFGITSNTLWPALVDLSKIYQVSEETIGYLATFSSLGYLIGSLSGTIYKWLNRQLVLICMVSLIAVTMAFVPYYGSVYLLFAAVTFNGIGGGSWDSSNNIWLVEMWPNKHASVMQSSQFMYGLGTIISPTLISPYVSGNSTQETPAMRIKSLRTPFAIVGAIQIIVPIIFLILFIIRRYRKSGDFDDEHDSEEIQTVTGVSSNHISEYQSLRKFKLILVALLLGTYDAAELGYFYYSPTMLQHLSIEPSEAAHVLSVLSAAYTIGRLVTAFISLKLTPDIIMTYHFVIIIAAQTCLYFGRHNRTIIYITTVLLGYGFSAMWPAILAFTERHFKLSNRIGSLLFFFAGLATIFTPFLIARYLETWPEVLFVFEASYLVASIIIFISVKLLLIFRP